AAATTACAGAGGCTTTAAACATATTAGAAACACAAAAAGCAATGGTAGTTAGCTCAAATGATGGAATGGATGAAATATCAATTTCTGATATAAGTTTTGCAAATTTACTTGAAAATAAAAAAATTAGTGAATTTATAATTGATCCTCAAGAATTAGGTTTTAATCTTGCACCAAAAGAATCGATTGTTGGAGGAGATGCAAAGGAAAATGCAGTTATTACAAAAGGTATTTTATCAAATGAAATAAAAGATTCAAGACTTGATATTGTTTTATTAAATTCAGCCGCAGCTTTAATTATAGATGATAAAGCAAGAGATATGAAAGAAGGAATTGAAATAGCAAGAAGTACTATTGAAAGTGGTAAAGCAAAAGAAAAATTAGAGCAATTAATTAAAGTATCAAATGCTTTAGCATAAGGGAAAAACTTGCAAGAAAAACTAGATTTAAATTTAGAACAATTAGAAAAAATAGTAGAACTAGTAGATAAATATATTAAACAAAAGGGTGATTGTGTTATTTTATTGCAAGGTGATTTAGCTAGTGGAAAAACAACATTAGTAAAAAACTATGTAAAAAGTAAATCAATTGAAGATGTGGTTACTTCTCCCACATTTTCTATTCAAACTATTTACTCAAATAATATTTATCACTATGATGTATATAATAAAGGTTTAGAAGAGTTTATATCTTTGGGACTTTTAGAGGAGTTTGAAAAAGAAGGAATTCATTTTGTAGAGTGGGGCGATGAAAGACTTGAAGAGTTACTTCATTCATATGGTTTTAATGTAATTACCATAAAAATAGAGAAAAAAGAGAATAAAAGGCAATATACAATAAATGCATAAACTACAAATAAAAGATATAACAAAAAAAATAAAAAAAACACAAATATTACATGGTATTTCATTAGATA
The window above is part of the Malaciobacter marinus genome. Proteins encoded here:
- the tsaE gene encoding tRNA (adenosine(37)-N6)-threonylcarbamoyltransferase complex ATPase subunit type 1 TsaE; translated protein: MQEKLDLNLEQLEKIVELVDKYIKQKGDCVILLQGDLASGKTTLVKNYVKSKSIEDVVTSPTFSIQTIYSNNIYHYDVYNKGLEEFISLGLLEEFEKEGIHFVEWGDERLEELLHSYGFNVITIKIEKKENKRQYTINA